One part of the Sulfolobus tengchongensis genome encodes these proteins:
- a CDS encoding ATP-binding protein, translating to MFNKFYKFYEIFPKIDVKYNTDQLLRILGNNFALLYYRDENILHLYLRTNATVENIRNLFGVKDAELPQFNYYARAFLKHEKHFYEDLEFQDLNNLLAQLQPGQGIFIIFKLEPSLHELHFVRINKLQKLAQYSEKHKIIINNMREKIKDSLYLIDLYLLDNDRRRLKSLTALLSSYSMYPLFFEIPLFKTDVTKLYTKDISLSYLYAILNEKKWLHLKRSSLDHLLIIPNAATIPVLSSRGTQLPTIIPDRPSGFKIGVNPETGKEVRLELEDLVRHSYIIGGTGAGKTSAIATIVTRFMKAYPESVTVIVDPNGDFAEQLASSMADYEKLIYVDPAQATVSVNPLSLPDEIPQDQALLLAESNVKEIFEQLFSLKAGAVYVEYIVINALKILYMKTRSPTFRDLYNVIMKLRSGEIDLPVKDPQWEEKLAQFQELEETSYISALSRLEEYATNPLLVKLFSNDSIKNVLEPGNLVVINASNAQIGSKASFLMIAGWIYKLWYSALVRAALRQKRIPVLTVIDEFEVISDLSILEIILSQARKFGMHLILAHQHTDQVKDLLKSIFSNTAIKVLMRTAGNDAKNLSQVDPGYASQIESVLPTLSPGEAVMFVMPRKSTDVASPFRIKFDYTELKFDQDKLDKVIARMKEKYKTTIENRDVTSLVNPLFRYIEKPNVLEQVVLHNIYEGFADGEKHSIYLVDLLKRIGIDRDKIENVINKLEAAGYISVEKVKNKKLLRYGKGLFGDVKTVAPSSEGRKIAMKVMLKYMKKGYYVTTVRQSRELTARPDLVALPINKSTYNVDYEKAIAIEIESCNELETHPEQVIHNFRKESVKDFSEVHSWTLETCFNKLLELYNQLSDEEKKKVKIFALKIREKEEKKELGKSNVKNKQSIEVNTIDSPVNQNNEKQVTALSQDMKNAKEITETGTTEEEQIETTTVYSPVNNTDKENQITAPSHEEKTISIKDVTIQVVTQNSEYYIVKLNNNAYKVRKSEIDDLEAIKDLVSEIEVKENEIWYKIGDLDYYTISLEPL from the coding sequence ATGTTTAATAAGTTTTACAAATTCTATGAGATATTCCCAAAGATCGATGTAAAGTACAATACTGACCAACTATTAAGAATCCTAGGCAATAATTTTGCTTTACTATATTATAGGGACGAAAATATATTACACCTCTATCTGCGGACTAATGCTACTGTTGAGAACATTAGAAACCTCTTTGGTGTTAAAGACGCAGAATTACCGCAATTTAATTATTACGCCAGAGCTTTCTTAAAGCATGAAAAACACTTCTATGAGGACTTAGAATTTCAAGACTTAAATAACCTATTAGCCCAACTCCAGCCTGGACAGGGAATTTTTATTATCTTTAAGCTTGAACCATCGCTTCATGAATTGCATTTTGTACGAATTAATAAGCTTCAGAAACTAGCCCAGTATAGTGAGAAGCATAAGATAATAATAAACAACATGAGGGAGAAGATTAAAGATTCCTTGTACCTTATTGACCTTTATTTACTCGATAACGACAGAAGGAGATTAAAGAGCCTCACTGCTTTACTCTCTTCTTATTCTATGTATCCACTATTTTTCGAAATCCCGCTGTTCAAAACAGATGTGACGAAACTCTACACTAAAGACATTTCACTATCATACCTTTATGCTATATTAAACGAAAAGAAATGGTTACATCTTAAAAGATCTTCATTAGATCACCTTCTTATTATACCTAATGCTGCAACAATACCAGTCCTTTCATCCAGAGGAACGCAATTACCAACAATTATCCCAGATAGACCTTCTGGGTTTAAAATTGGTGTTAACCCCGAAACCGGCAAAGAAGTAAGATTAGAATTGGAAGATCTGGTGAGGCATTCTTATATCATAGGTGGAACAGGGGCTGGAAAGACATCTGCCATAGCGACAATAGTAACTAGGTTCATGAAGGCATATCCAGAGAGTGTGACTGTTATTGTGGATCCTAACGGAGATTTCGCCGAACAGCTAGCCAGTAGTATGGCTGACTACGAAAAGCTTATCTACGTAGACCCAGCTCAAGCTACGGTATCTGTTAACCCGTTAAGTCTGCCAGATGAAATACCCCAAGATCAAGCTTTATTATTGGCTGAATCTAACGTAAAGGAGATCTTTGAGCAATTATTTTCATTAAAGGCAGGAGCAGTATATGTCGAATATATCGTCATAAACGCATTAAAGATCTTGTACATGAAAACAAGGAGTCCCACATTCCGCGATTTATACAACGTGATTATGAAGCTGAGGAGTGGAGAAATAGATCTACCCGTTAAGGATCCTCAGTGGGAAGAAAAGTTAGCCCAATTCCAAGAGTTAGAAGAAACTAGTTATATTTCAGCACTATCGAGACTTGAGGAATACGCTACTAATCCTCTATTAGTTAAATTATTCTCTAATGATTCTATCAAAAACGTCCTTGAGCCAGGAAATCTCGTGGTCATTAACGCATCTAATGCCCAAATAGGAAGCAAAGCTTCCTTCCTCATGATCGCGGGATGGATTTACAAATTATGGTACTCAGCGTTAGTGAGAGCAGCATTAAGGCAGAAAAGAATTCCAGTTTTGACTGTAATTGACGAGTTTGAAGTTATCAGTGATTTATCAATACTCGAAATTATCCTAAGCCAGGCTAGAAAGTTTGGAATGCATTTAATACTAGCCCATCAGCATACAGATCAAGTCAAAGACCTTTTGAAATCGATCTTTTCCAATACTGCAATAAAGGTTTTAATGAGGACTGCAGGAAATGATGCTAAGAACTTATCCCAAGTAGATCCAGGGTATGCTAGCCAGATTGAAAGCGTTTTGCCAACGCTATCTCCAGGTGAGGCTGTAATGTTTGTTATGCCGAGAAAATCAACCGATGTTGCTTCTCCCTTCCGCATAAAGTTCGACTACACAGAACTGAAGTTTGACCAGGATAAGTTAGACAAAGTAATAGCTAGGATGAAAGAGAAGTACAAAACAACAATTGAAAACAGAGACGTTACTAGCCTAGTTAATCCTCTATTTAGGTACATCGAAAAGCCTAACGTCCTTGAGCAAGTAGTGTTACACAATATATATGAAGGGTTTGCCGATGGGGAAAAACATTCAATTTATCTTGTAGATTTACTGAAAAGAATAGGGATAGATAGGGATAAAATAGAAAATGTAATAAACAAGCTAGAAGCTGCTGGTTATATTAGCGTAGAGAAAGTGAAGAACAAAAAATTATTACGCTATGGTAAAGGTCTTTTCGGAGATGTAAAAACTGTGGCCCCGTCAAGTGAAGGCAGAAAAATTGCAATGAAAGTTATGCTGAAGTATATGAAGAAAGGCTATTACGTCACTACTGTAAGGCAAAGTAGAGAACTAACAGCAAGACCTGATCTAGTTGCATTACCAATAAATAAATCTACGTATAACGTAGATTATGAGAAAGCGATAGCAATAGAGATAGAAAGCTGTAACGAACTTGAGACTCATCCTGAGCAAGTCATTCATAATTTCAGAAAAGAGAGTGTGAAGGACTTTTCTGAAGTACATTCATGGACACTTGAGACTTGCTTTAACAAATTGCTGGAACTTTATAATCAGCTTTCTGACGAAGAGAAAAAGAAAGTAAAGATATTTGCATTAAAGATTAGAGAAAAAGAAGAGAAGAAAGAATTAGGAAAATCTAATGTCAAAAATAAACAAAGCATAGAAGTAAATACGATTGACTCCCCGGTAAACCAAAATAATGAAAAACAAGTAACGGCACTTTCACAAGACATGAAAAATGCAAAGGAGATAACAGAAACTGGAACAACTGAGGAAGAACAGATAGAAACAACTACGGTTTACTCCCCGGTAAACAATACTGATAAAGAGAACCAAATCACAGCTCCTAGCCATGAAGAGAAGACAATCAGCATAAAAGATGTAACAATACAAGTTGTCACACAAAACTCAGAATACTATATTGTGAAGCTAAACAACAATGCGTATAAAGTAAGAAAGAGTGAGATTGACGACCTTGAAGCAATTAAAGATCTAGTAAGTGAGATTGAGGTAAAAGAAAATGAAATATGGTATAAGATAGGAGACCTGGACTATTACACTATTTCTTTGGAACCTTTATGA
- a CDS encoding winged helix-turn-helix domain-containing protein: MVEKVESGDYMSESDIEEFLSTPMKLLLIIAENDNIVQSQLVLVSKMSSSTVQKWVTWLESKGLIEVIETKTIVGSKKKIIRLTEKGKKVVDEIRNLSNMVLLTS, translated from the coding sequence ATGGTGGAAAAAGTAGAGAGTGGGGATTATATGAGTGAGAGTGATATAGAAGAGTTTTTGAGTACCCCTATGAAACTCTTACTTATCATAGCGGAAAATGATAATATTGTACAATCACAGTTAGTTCTTGTATCAAAGATGAGCAGTAGTACTGTACAAAAATGGGTAACATGGCTAGAAAGTAAAGGTTTGATTGAGGTTATTGAAACAAAAACTATTGTGGGAAGCAAAAAGAAGATAATTAGACTAACGGAAAAAGGTAAGAAAGTCGTTGATGAGATAAGAAATTTGTCTAATATGGTATTACTCACTTCTTAA